A single Candidatus Thalassolituus haligoni DNA region contains:
- a CDS encoding undecaprenyl-phosphate glucose phosphotransferase codes for MITQGMIRSHQNTYGALFRLLDIVLILGLLPLCLWAYGQPMSFIYFSAGLLSSISYLLIAELFGVYRSWRGTSALHILSVAGSAWVLVCVGLTALAFFAKVTSDFSRVVTGGWMLSVAVSMMLWRFGFGRLLGYLRAKGINTRRTAIVGVNECALAMQHQLESAPELGYVFGGFFDDRNNNRVLEEYPDIVLEGQIAELISRTQNGEFEVIFLALPLKAQKRIDEILQHCGDTTASVHLIPDFFTFNLIHARLSEVGNMQTISVYDTPIFGFNDVLKRLFDVVFSVGVLSVITLPMLVIAAAIKFTSPGPVIFKQYRYGLDGRKIQVWKFRSMSVMENSDKVVQARKGDARITPVGAFIRKTSLDELPQFINVLQGRMSVVGPRPHAVAHNEEYRKLIPYYMLRHKVKPGITGWAQINGYRGETDTLDKMSGRVDYDLEYIRNWSLWMDVKIVFLTFFKGFTGSHVH; via the coding sequence ATGATTACTCAGGGAATGATTCGATCTCATCAAAATACCTACGGTGCCTTGTTTCGCTTGTTGGATATCGTGCTGATTCTGGGGTTGTTGCCATTGTGTTTGTGGGCCTACGGACAGCCAATGTCGTTTATTTATTTTTCTGCTGGTTTGTTGTCGTCTATTTCCTATCTGTTAATCGCCGAGTTGTTCGGAGTATACCGATCCTGGCGTGGTACCTCTGCTCTGCATATTCTCTCTGTGGCGGGGTCAGCTTGGGTGTTGGTGTGTGTTGGGCTGACGGCGTTGGCCTTTTTTGCCAAGGTAACATCGGATTTCTCCAGGGTAGTTACTGGGGGCTGGATGCTGTCGGTGGCGGTGTCGATGATGTTATGGCGTTTTGGCTTTGGCCGTTTACTGGGCTATTTGCGTGCCAAGGGGATCAATACTCGACGGACCGCAATTGTTGGGGTAAACGAATGCGCTTTGGCAATGCAGCACCAGCTGGAGTCGGCCCCGGAGTTGGGCTATGTGTTTGGCGGCTTTTTTGATGATCGTAACAATAATAGGGTGCTGGAAGAATACCCGGATATTGTTCTGGAAGGGCAAATTGCCGAGCTAATAAGTAGAACACAGAATGGTGAATTTGAAGTTATTTTTCTGGCGTTACCACTCAAAGCTCAAAAGCGTATTGATGAGATTTTGCAGCACTGTGGCGACACGACGGCATCGGTACATTTGATTCCAGATTTTTTCACATTTAATCTTATTCACGCCCGACTTAGCGAAGTGGGGAATATGCAAACCATTAGTGTTTACGATACACCGATATTTGGCTTTAATGACGTGCTTAAGCGTCTGTTTGATGTTGTTTTTTCGGTGGGGGTGCTAAGTGTGATTACCTTGCCGATGTTGGTGATTGCTGCGGCGATAAAGTTTACTTCCCCTGGGCCGGTTATCTTTAAACAGTACCGTTACGGGCTGGATGGGCGGAAAATTCAGGTGTGGAAGTTCAGAAGCATGAGTGTGATGGAAAACTCTGACAAAGTTGTTCAGGCGCGCAAGGGCGACGCCCGGATTACTCCAGTAGGAGCGTTTATTCGCAAAACCTCTCTGGATGAACTACCCCAGTTTATTAATGTGTTGCAAGGGCGTATGTCTGTGGTTGGCCCCAGACCGCACGCGGTTGCACACAATGAGGAATACCGCAAACTGATCCCCTACTACATGTTGCGGCACAAGGTCAAACCAGGAATCACCGGTTGGGCCCAGATTAATGGTTACCGAGGTGAGACGGATACCCTGGATAAAATGTCTGGCCGGGTGGATTATGACTTGGAATATATTCGTAATTGGTCGTTGTGGATGGACGTTAAAATTGTATTTTTAACCTTTTTCAAAGGTTTTACTGGAAGTCACGTTCACTAA
- a CDS encoding polysaccharide biosynthesis/export family protein, protein MLRLFGLFIVYCLSFAALANPNQYRLGAGDLIQISVYDEPDLSLDVRIGLSGDISFPLLGDVTVAGLSPKELEVRLVERLKGPYLLDPSVTVSIVEYRPFYVTGEVVKPGNYAFHPGLTVDKAISIAGGFTERASKGKIFVMHDQSPYESIAEDAKRSKEKKTVKLYDVVQPGDVITVEQSFF, encoded by the coding sequence ATGCTGCGGTTGTTCGGCCTGTTTATTGTGTATTGTCTCTCTTTCGCTGCATTAGCGAACCCCAATCAGTACCGTTTGGGTGCTGGTGACCTCATACAGATCAGTGTATACGACGAACCTGACCTGAGTCTGGACGTGCGTATTGGCTTGTCTGGTGATATTTCTTTTCCTTTGTTGGGTGATGTCACCGTTGCTGGGTTAAGCCCGAAGGAACTGGAGGTGCGTCTTGTTGAGCGTCTGAAGGGGCCTTATTTACTCGATCCCAGTGTTACGGTATCCATCGTTGAATATCGCCCTTTTTATGTAACCGGAGAAGTAGTAAAACCTGGAAATTATGCGTTTCATCCGGGGCTGACTGTCGACAAGGCGATTTCTATTGCTGGTGGTTTTACTGAGCGGGCTTCGAAAGGCAAAATTTTTGTGATGCACGACCAGAGCCCCTATGAATCTATTGCTGAAGATGCGAAACGCAGTAAGGAGAAGAAGACGGTGAAGCTTTACGACGTAGTTCAGCCTGGTGATGTGATTACTGTGGAGCAGAGTTTCTTCTGA
- a CDS encoding GumC family protein, which produces MNMNERTPGFGSSASQSVEVIDLMHYWHVFRRHLTKIIALSAVATLIAVLVVMSMTPIYRATTTLLIEAEEAKILSIEEVYGLGGQSSEYLQTQFEILKSRELAKRVALKLNLIKTPEFNPYHPANKKSFSIKEYIFGESEPPTDADILAATVDTFWQAVSIDPLRKTQLVKISVESRDPELARVASDAMATAYIQSQLEARVGLTQQAAAWLSERLGGLKERLEDSEHKLQNYREANDIIDVAGVDTLVSKQLDEITERLVDASSKRLEAETVYRQLNSLTDRSYNSLSSFPVILSNPLVVRLRENETNAELKVSELSKRYGAKHPKMIAAQSDLDAVRDSVATQMKRIATGIEKEYSSAKIKEAALEKALADKIKDVRNLNRTEFALNEYTREVSANRTMYETFFNRIRETTETGDLQTANARISDPAVLPKIPVKPNKKLVVALALVVSLMFGVGLAFLLDALDATLKNAEDIDRKLGVPLLGMLPMIEESVLEKLGLEEGRLVRAFSDDSLHGFSESVRTLRTSLTLAGLEHSSKVVLLTSSVPGEGKTTTSANLAEAYGQMEKTLLIDADMRRPTMAKKLGLPHNSKGLSNAVAYPDTLEECIHHMEELNIDVIPSGPIPPNPLELLSSRNFEQLLDTLRGRYQRIIIDSAPMRLVSDALYLSTLVDGVVYVVKADATKDKWVKGSLTKLDESNARIFGVLLNQLDVNKEARYSGYGYYAGYYDAYGYTSNDKQS; this is translated from the coding sequence ATGAATATGAATGAGAGAACACCAGGGTTTGGCTCTTCAGCATCGCAGTCGGTCGAAGTGATCGACTTGATGCATTACTGGCATGTATTTCGCCGCCATTTGACCAAGATTATTGCTCTTAGCGCAGTGGCTACCCTGATTGCGGTTTTGGTGGTGATGTCGATGACACCTATTTACAGGGCCACAACCACTTTGTTGATTGAGGCGGAAGAGGCCAAGATTCTGTCTATCGAAGAAGTGTATGGTTTGGGTGGGCAGTCTTCGGAATACCTCCAGACTCAGTTTGAAATTCTGAAGTCCCGTGAATTAGCCAAGCGGGTCGCACTCAAACTGAACTTGATAAAAACCCCAGAATTTAATCCGTATCACCCGGCAAACAAAAAATCGTTTTCCATCAAGGAGTACATCTTTGGTGAAAGCGAACCGCCAACCGATGCCGATATTCTAGCTGCTACTGTTGATACATTTTGGCAAGCCGTTTCAATAGATCCGTTGCGTAAAACCCAGTTGGTGAAAATTTCTGTTGAGAGTCGTGATCCAGAATTGGCTCGGGTTGCATCCGATGCGATGGCGACTGCGTATATTCAATCGCAACTGGAAGCCCGTGTTGGGCTGACTCAGCAGGCGGCTGCCTGGTTGTCGGAACGTTTGGGTGGCCTGAAAGAGCGATTGGAAGACTCAGAACACAAGTTGCAGAATTATCGTGAGGCCAACGATATTATTGATGTTGCTGGTGTTGATACCCTGGTGTCCAAGCAACTGGATGAAATTACCGAGCGTCTGGTGGATGCCAGCTCCAAGCGCCTGGAAGCAGAAACGGTTTATCGGCAGCTTAACTCTTTGACCGATCGCAGCTACAACAGTTTGAGCAGTTTTCCTGTGATTCTCAGTAATCCGCTGGTGGTGCGGCTGCGTGAGAATGAAACCAATGCCGAATTAAAAGTATCCGAGCTTTCCAAACGTTACGGTGCCAAACACCCCAAGATGATTGCGGCGCAATCCGATCTGGATGCGGTACGAGATTCGGTCGCAACACAAATGAAACGTATCGCAACAGGTATCGAGAAAGAATATTCCTCGGCCAAAATCAAGGAAGCTGCGCTGGAAAAAGCACTGGCAGATAAAATCAAGGACGTGCGTAATTTGAACCGTACGGAATTCGCGCTAAACGAATACACGCGCGAAGTGAGTGCTAATCGTACCATGTACGAAACCTTTTTTAACCGTATTCGTGAAACCACCGAAACAGGTGATTTGCAAACAGCGAACGCACGTATTTCCGATCCCGCAGTTTTACCAAAAATTCCAGTTAAACCGAATAAAAAGCTGGTTGTGGCCTTGGCGTTGGTGGTCAGTTTGATGTTCGGTGTTGGCCTGGCGTTTTTGCTGGATGCATTGGATGCCACACTCAAAAATGCAGAAGACATCGATCGTAAGTTGGGAGTGCCGTTGCTGGGTATGCTACCGATGATTGAAGAATCGGTATTGGAAAAACTGGGTCTTGAAGAGGGGCGGTTGGTACGGGCGTTTTCAGATGATTCGTTACACGGGTTTTCTGAGTCGGTTCGAACCTTGCGTACCAGCTTGACCCTGGCTGGTTTGGAGCACTCGTCCAAGGTGGTGCTGTTGACGTCTTCCGTACCAGGAGAAGGTAAAACCACAACCTCTGCCAACCTGGCTGAAGCCTATGGGCAAATGGAAAAGACCCTGTTGATTGACGCGGATATGCGTCGACCGACCATGGCGAAGAAGCTGGGTTTGCCCCATAACAGTAAAGGCTTGTCGAATGCGGTGGCGTATCCGGATACTTTGGAAGAATGTATCCATCATATGGAAGAACTGAATATCGACGTTATTCCATCCGGGCCAATTCCACCGAATCCGCTGGAGCTGTTGAGTTCTCGGAATTTCGAACAGTTGCTGGATACATTACGTGGCCGGTATCAGCGTATTATTATCGACTCTGCACCTATGCGGTTGGTGAGTGATGCTTTGTATCTTTCAACATTGGTTGATGGCGTTGTGTATGTTGTTAAAGCGGATGCAACCAAGGATAAGTGGGTTAAAGGCAGTTTGACCAAGCTGGATGAGTCGAATGCACGGATATTTGGTGTGTTGCTGAACCAGCTGGATGTCAATAAAGAGGCTCGTTACAGTGGCTATGGCTACTATGCAGGTTATTACGATGCCTACGGTTATACCTCCAACGACAAACAGTCCTGA
- a CDS encoding outer membrane beta-barrel protein, translating into MKAWQLPLFAMASVSTAAYAVQPDGIMLGSGVTLLPGVEVSISDNSNIYLQENDETSSSITAIRPNVALKADMGVTQLNAYYELTSASYDADSDDNYLDQLLTLGGDVEMTSRQAIGLDFSLKKGHDPRGSGSLEGQTTVDPSEYTDTTFGGDYTYGADSAFANVTVYGSLYNKEYSNNPTATDDLNYDKTTVGAELGLKVSSTTRVLFEVRSSGLAYDTDQAKDDKDGSIMTLLAGASWDIASKTTGDFKIGTTKRDFDHSTVDSDSRFAWEAGVTWTPRSYSVLNITTSESANETTGPGSYNANQYTAITWDHTFSPLWALKANLSLNKDNFVVLDNSGSDRQDKTTTMGVTGIYSPNKILDVKAGLEKASRTSNSTGLDYEKQVLSVGIDLAF; encoded by the coding sequence ATGAAAGCTTGGCAGCTACCTTTGTTTGCAATGGCGTCCGTGAGTACGGCCGCGTATGCAGTTCAGCCGGACGGGATCATGCTTGGAAGCGGGGTGACTTTGTTGCCAGGTGTTGAAGTATCCATCAGTGATAACAGTAATATTTATCTGCAAGAAAACGACGAAACCAGCTCTAGCATTACGGCGATACGCCCGAATGTGGCGTTGAAGGCAGATATGGGCGTCACTCAGTTAAACGCCTATTATGAGTTGACGAGCGCTTCCTACGATGCTGACTCTGACGACAACTACCTTGATCAGTTGCTGACTCTGGGGGGGGATGTTGAAATGACTTCCCGCCAGGCGATAGGGTTGGATTTCTCCTTGAAAAAAGGTCACGACCCTCGTGGTTCTGGTTCTCTGGAAGGTCAAACAACTGTCGACCCAAGCGAATATACGGATACAACCTTCGGTGGTGACTATACCTATGGTGCTGATTCTGCCTTTGCTAATGTCACGGTCTACGGTTCCCTCTATAACAAGGAATATTCCAATAATCCGACAGCTACCGATGACTTGAATTACGATAAAACCACCGTTGGGGCTGAACTGGGTCTGAAGGTCAGTTCTACAACGCGGGTGTTGTTTGAAGTGCGCAGCTCAGGTTTGGCTTACGATACGGATCAGGCCAAAGACGATAAGGATGGTAGTATCATGACCTTGCTGGCAGGTGCCAGCTGGGATATCGCGAGTAAAACAACCGGTGACTTCAAAATCGGTACCACCAAGCGTGATTTTGATCACTCGACCGTTGATAGTGATAGCCGCTTTGCCTGGGAAGCCGGCGTTACCTGGACACCGCGTTCTTACTCAGTACTGAATATCACTACCAGCGAGTCAGCCAACGAAACCACTGGTCCGGGTAGCTACAATGCAAACCAGTACACTGCTATTACTTGGGATCATACCTTCTCGCCACTGTGGGCGTTAAAAGCCAATCTGTCGTTAAACAAGGATAACTTTGTAGTTCTGGATAATAGCGGTAGCGATCGTCAAGACAAAACCACCACTATGGGGGTTACGGGTATTTACTCTCCTAATAAAATACTGGATGTAAAAGCGGGTCTGGAAAAGGCATCGCGTACTTCAAATAGCACGGGTCTTGACTATGAAAAGCAAGTTTTGTCGGTAGGTATAGATTTAGCGTTCTAG
- the fabA gene encoding 3-hydroxyacyl-[acyl-carrier-protein] dehydratase FabA produces the protein MTRQHSYDREALLSCGHGQLFGEGNARLPLPNMLMMDRVTNISNEGGNYGKGEIVAELDIDPALWFFDCHFESDPVMPGCLGLDAMWQLVGFYLGWRGNPGRGRALGSGEVKFRGQVLPTAKKVTYRISIKRVMEQKLVMGIADASMEVDGREIYTAKDLRVGLFTSTENF, from the coding sequence ATGACTCGCCAACATTCTTACGATCGCGAAGCCCTTTTATCCTGCGGTCACGGTCAACTTTTTGGTGAAGGGAACGCCCGTTTGCCATTGCCCAATATGCTGATGATGGATCGCGTCACCAACATCAGCAACGAAGGCGGAAACTATGGTAAAGGTGAAATTGTTGCCGAACTGGATATAGATCCAGCACTGTGGTTTTTTGATTGCCACTTTGAAAGCGACCCGGTGATGCCAGGCTGTCTCGGACTCGACGCCATGTGGCAATTGGTAGGCTTCTACCTCGGCTGGCGCGGCAACCCAGGCCGAGGCCGAGCACTGGGTAGCGGAGAAGTCAAATTTCGCGGACAAGTCTTGCCGACCGCTAAAAAAGTAACTTATCGCATTAGCATCAAACGCGTGATGGAACAGAAACTGGTCATGGGCATTGCCGACGCCAGTATGGAAGTTGATGGTCGTGAAATTTACACCGCCAAGGATCTTCGCGTTGGCTTGTTTACGTCAACAGAAAATTTCTGA